A region of Toxorhynchites rutilus septentrionalis strain SRP chromosome 1, ASM2978413v1, whole genome shotgun sequence DNA encodes the following proteins:
- the LOC129762094 gene encoding uncharacterized protein LOC129762094 produces MVAARIIISLLLLVVPSWCERGKSFHSKISALSDSNSRFLFHSYYNGRDRGHDQHHQSHKKQLESTTIGGSEEELSTTIPPALPQSAVSDLSYEKSLPLRVLNCMAKKSILDCGKLYLLQNMESMDYNFETTTNLTHDVQQIFLPSYREPDNKLFEDHLLLLDSTEVDKRINRGLARLFNKRQVDIRFLPGFGLRITPSADDTMEFSIKKSLPSEEERASKDGGGGGGGKKGYKHLIRLGVPVVLLPTMLLAGVMPMMIPVLKFATFFTSFVNHAALAAAVMYLAKQHAQEQEDKQTIYFNAGYN; encoded by the coding sequence ATGGTAGCAGCACGAATAATTATCTCCCTTCTACTGCTGGTGGTGCCATCTTGGTGTGAACGAGGAAAATCTTTTCACAGCAAAATCAGTGCTTTGAGTGATTCGAACAGCCGATTTCTGTTTCATAGTTACTACAATGGTCGCGATCGAGGCCACGATCAGCATCATCAGAGCCACAAGAAGCAACTAGAGTCAACTACAATCGGTGGAAGTGAAGAAGAACTGAGCACCACAATTCCTCCCGCTCTTCCTCAATCAGCAGTTTCGGATCTATCTTACGAAAAATCACTGCCTCTTAGGGTGCTGAATTGCATGGCCAAGAAGTCAATACTAGATTGTGGCAAACTGTACCTCCTGCAGAACATGGAGTCGATGGATTACAACTTTGAAACTACCACAAATCTTACCCACGACGTCCAGCAGATATTCCTTCCTTCTTATCGGGAACCGGATAACAAGCTCTTCGAAGATCATCTGCTGCTACTCGACTCCACGGAGGTCGACAAACGGATCAACCGCGGTCTCGCGAGGCTATTCAACAAACGACAGGTTGATATCCGGTTCCTCCCGGGATTCGGACTACGTATCACACCCAGCGCAGACGACACGATGgaattttcgataaaaaaatcGCTCCCCTCGGAGGAGGAGCGCGCCAGTAAagatggtggtggtggtggtggtggcaaGAAAGGATACAAGCATCTTATTCGGTTGGGTGTTCCAGTGGTGCTGTTGCCCACGATGCTGCTGGCCGGTGTGATGCCGATGATGATCCCGGTGCTAAAATTTGCTACCTTCTTCACCAGCTTTGTTAATCATGCTGCGCTGGCTGCGGCCGTTATGTACCTCGCGAAACAACATGCCCAGGAGCAAGAGGACAAACAAACCATTTATTTTAATGCGGGGTATAATTAG